A genomic stretch from Chryseobacterium sp. SNU WT5 includes:
- a CDS encoding helix-turn-helix domain-containing protein, protein MGFSNLRIPKLCEFCEKPFEAKTVTTRFCSKLCSEKSIKRQKRLVQEVEAKQVLLEKSINKIAEIQTRPYLSVGEAAIFFGMSKDTIYRLIKSNRISAHNFGERLTRVCKSDLESIFTVVKIAPEKEKIEEKQVFEVGNCYTISEISAKYHADPGTVNSVIKRNKIPTKKVGSFVYAPKNLIDKIFDGK, encoded by the coding sequence ATGGGCTTTAGTAATCTTAGGATACCAAAACTTTGTGAATTTTGTGAGAAACCATTTGAAGCAAAAACAGTTACTACAAGATTTTGTAGCAAACTTTGTTCGGAAAAATCTATAAAAAGACAAAAAAGACTAGTTCAGGAAGTAGAAGCTAAACAAGTTTTATTGGAAAAATCAATAAATAAAATTGCGGAAATTCAAACTCGACCTTATCTTTCTGTAGGTGAAGCTGCAATATTTTTTGGAATGTCGAAGGATACAATTTATAGATTAATCAAAAGCAATAGAATTTCAGCACATAATTTTGGTGAAAGATTAACCCGAGTTTGTAAGTCGGATTTGGAATCAATATTTACTGTGGTAAAAATTGCGCCGGAAAAAGAAAAGATTGAGGAAAAACAAGTTTTTGAAGTAGGTAACTGTTATACAATTTCAGAAATTAGTGCAAAATACCATGCTGATCCGGGAACGGTAAATAGTGTCATTAAAAGAAACAAAATCCCAACTAAAAAGGTT
- the dnaK gene encoding molecular chaperone DnaK: protein MSKIIGIDLGTTNSCVAVMEGKDPVVIPNAEGKRTTPSIVAFTEDGERKVGDPAKRQAVTNPTKTVFSIKRFIGTHFKDDASEVSRVPYKVVAGPNDTAKVKIDDREYTPQEISAMILQKMKKTAEDYLGQEVTRAVITVPAYFNDAQRQATKEAGEIAGLKVERIINEPTAAALAYGLDKSHKDQKIAVYDLGGGTFDVSILDLGDGVFEVLSTNGDTHLGGDDFDDVIINWLADEFKTAEGVELKGDPIALQRLKEAAEKAKIELSSASQTEINLPYITATATGPKHLVKTLTKAKFEQLAEDLVRRSMEPCKKALSDAGLQTSDIDEVILVGGSTRIPIIQEQVEKFFGKTPSKGVNPDEVVALGAAIQGGVLTGDVKDVLLLDVTPLSLGIETMGSVFTKLIDANTTIPTKKSEVFSTASDNQPAVSIRVGQGERPMFNDNKEIGRFDLSDIPPAQRGVPQIEVTFDIDANGILSVSAKDKGTGKEQSIKIQASSGLSEEEIAKMKREAEENAASDAKKKEEVEIFNKADGLIFQTEKQLKEFGEKLSADKKAAIETAHAELKTAFEAKDMDSVKTKTEALDAAWMAASEEMYAQNGQPGAEQAQGSPEGDAGTEDVQDADFEEVK, encoded by the coding sequence ATGAGTAAAATAATTGGAATTGACTTAGGTACAACCAATTCATGTGTTGCGGTAATGGAAGGTAAAGATCCTGTAGTTATCCCTAACGCAGAAGGTAAAAGAACAACACCATCAATTGTAGCATTTACAGAAGATGGCGAAAGAAAGGTAGGTGATCCTGCAAAAAGACAGGCAGTAACCAACCCAACGAAAACAGTTTTCTCTATTAAGAGGTTTATCGGAACTCACTTTAAAGATGATGCTTCTGAAGTTTCCAGAGTACCGTACAAAGTAGTTGCTGGTCCAAACGATACTGCAAAAGTAAAAATCGACGACAGAGAATATACTCCACAAGAAATTTCTGCAATGATTCTTCAGAAAATGAAGAAAACGGCTGAAGATTATTTGGGACAAGAAGTAACAAGAGCAGTAATTACTGTTCCAGCTTACTTTAATGATGCACAAAGACAGGCGACTAAAGAAGCAGGAGAGATCGCTGGTTTAAAAGTAGAAAGAATTATCAATGAGCCTACGGCAGCAGCTTTAGCTTATGGTTTAGATAAAAGTCACAAAGACCAAAAAATCGCAGTATATGATTTAGGTGGTGGTACTTTTGATGTTTCGATCCTTGATTTAGGAGACGGTGTATTTGAAGTATTGTCCACAAATGGAGATACGCATTTAGGTGGTGACGATTTTGATGATGTAATTATCAATTGGTTGGCAGATGAATTCAAAACTGCAGAAGGTGTTGAGTTGAAAGGTGATCCAATTGCGTTGCAAAGATTAAAAGAAGCAGCAGAGAAAGCGAAAATAGAATTGTCGTCTGCTTCTCAAACAGAAATTAACCTTCCTTATATTACAGCAACTGCAACAGGTCCAAAACACTTAGTAAAAACTTTGACCAAAGCGAAATTCGAACAATTGGCTGAAGATTTAGTAAGACGTTCTATGGAACCTTGTAAAAAAGCACTTTCTGATGCAGGTCTTCAAACATCTGATATTGATGAAGTAATTTTAGTTGGTGGTTCTACTAGAATCCCGATCATTCAGGAACAAGTTGAAAAATTCTTCGGAAAAACACCTTCAAAAGGAGTTAATCCAGATGAGGTTGTAGCTTTAGGAGCTGCGATTCAAGGGGGAGTTTTAACTGGTGATGTGAAAGACGTTCTTCTATTAGATGTTACACCACTTTCATTAGGAATTGAAACAATGGGTTCTGTGTTCACCAAATTAATTGATGCCAATACAACCATTCCAACTAAGAAATCAGAGGTTTTCTCAACAGCAAGTGATAATCAGCCTGCAGTTTCTATTAGAGTAGGACAAGGAGAAAGACCAATGTTTAATGATAACAAAGAAATCGGAAGATTTGACTTGTCAGACATTCCACCAGCGCAAAGAGGAGTTCCTCAGATCGAAGTAACTTTCGATATTGATGCTAACGGAATCTTGAGTGTTTCTGCAAAGGATAAAGGAACCGGAAAAGAGCAGTCTATTAAAATCCAAGCGAGTTCAGGACTTTCTGAAGAAGAAATCGCAAAAATGAAACGTGAAGCTGAAGAAAATGCCGCCTCAGATGCTAAGAAAAAAGAAGAAGTTGAAATCTTCAACAAAGCAGACGGATTGATTTTCCAAACAGAAAAACAATTGAAAGAGTTTGGCGAGAAATTATCAGCTGACAAAAAAGCCGCGATCGAAACTGCACACGCAGAATTGAAAACAGCTTTCGAAGCAAAAGATATGGACAGCGTAAAAACCAAAACAGAAGCTTTAGACGCAGCTTGGATGGCAGCTTCTGAAGAAATGTACGCTCAAAACGGACAACCAGGTGCTGAGCAAGCGCAAGGAAGTCCAGAAGGAGATGCAGGAACAGAAGATGTTCAGGATGCTGACTTCGAAGAAGTCAAGTAA